In Leptospira sp. WS58.C1, a single genomic region encodes these proteins:
- the gcvP gene encoding aminomethyl-transferring glycine dehydrogenase yields the protein MSTATWNGSGKQTEMKNPLDPLDTFPRRHIGPDEDQTKEMLSTLGLSALDELVAKAVPEGIRLEKALDLPKASTERKILNDLKKIASKNKLYRSYIGSGYQASVMPGVIQRNILENPGWYTAYTPYQAEISQGRLEALLNFQTMIMDLTGLEIANASLLDEATAAAEAVFLAFGIRKNETSKLLFISELCHPQTIDVVRTRALPLGIEVKVGSHLNAELNEDYFAVLVQYPGTEGTIYNYESFFQLAHTVGALTICAADLLSLTVLKAPGEFGTDIAVGSSQRFGLPYGFGGPHAGYFATKDEFKRNMPGRLVGVSKDSQGNPGLRLSLQTREQHIRRDKATSNICTAQVLLAVLSSMYAVYHGPKGLKDIALRVHRLTETLAKNLEKAGLAILNKTFFDTIVLDLGSKAETYLDAASKKEINFRNLGNGRIAIALDETVEVSDLEDILSVFGISKIDLSLEGISIPNEFVRTSKYLTHPVFNSHHTETKMLRYIRKLESRDLSLTTSMIPLGSCTMKLNATVEMFPVTWPEFSNIHPFAPSSQTEGYRNVFSQLESWLSQVTGFPGISLQPNAGSQGEYAGLLAIRNYHISRGDKNRDICLIPISAHGTNPASAAMVGFKVVVVACDSEGNVDLEDLKAKAKEHSKNLAALMITYPSTHGVYEEPIKEICSIIHENGGQVYMDGANMNAQVGITRPANIGADVCHLNLHKTFCIPHGGGGPGVGPIGVAEHLKPFLPGHPLVDNGTGNEHGAVSAAPWGSASIVLISWVYIALLGTEGLEQATKAAILNANYIAKRLENYFPVLYKGKNGFVAHECILDVRPFKKTSGVEVEDIAKRLMDYGFHAPTMSFPVPGTLMIEPTESESQEELDRFCEAMISIHAEIQEIEQGKADPKDNPLKNAPHTSAMVISDNWNHAYSREKAAYPAPWTKEHKFWPYVGRIDNVYGDRNLVCSCLPPEAYL from the coding sequence ATGAGTACGGCAACTTGGAACGGATCCGGCAAACAAACTGAAATGAAGAACCCTCTCGATCCTTTGGATACTTTTCCCAGAAGGCATATAGGTCCTGATGAAGATCAGACCAAGGAAATGTTGTCCACTCTTGGATTGTCAGCACTGGATGAATTGGTGGCAAAAGCCGTTCCGGAAGGAATTCGTTTGGAAAAAGCCCTGGATCTTCCTAAGGCATCTACCGAAAGAAAGATCTTAAATGATCTGAAAAAGATCGCTTCTAAGAACAAGTTATATCGTTCTTATATTGGTTCCGGTTACCAAGCCAGCGTAATGCCTGGAGTTATACAAAGAAATATTTTGGAAAATCCGGGTTGGTACACTGCCTATACTCCTTACCAAGCGGAAATTTCCCAAGGAAGATTAGAGGCACTTCTCAATTTCCAAACCATGATTATGGATCTAACCGGTTTGGAGATCGCAAACGCCTCCCTTTTGGACGAAGCTACAGCTGCCGCAGAAGCAGTATTCTTAGCTTTTGGAATTCGCAAAAACGAAACATCCAAATTACTTTTTATTTCCGAGTTATGCCATCCTCAAACGATCGATGTGGTTCGCACCAGAGCGCTTCCACTTGGGATCGAAGTTAAAGTTGGAAGCCATTTAAACGCAGAACTAAATGAAGATTATTTTGCCGTATTAGTGCAATATCCGGGAACGGAAGGAACAATATATAATTATGAAAGTTTCTTCCAGTTGGCCCACACTGTCGGAGCTTTAACCATCTGTGCTGCCGATCTACTTTCACTTACAGTTCTAAAGGCTCCCGGAGAATTCGGAACGGATATCGCCGTAGGAAGTTCCCAAAGATTCGGATTACCTTACGGATTCGGCGGACCTCATGCAGGTTATTTTGCTACCAAAGACGAATTTAAAAGAAATATGCCCGGAAGACTTGTAGGAGTATCCAAGGATAGCCAAGGAAATCCGGGACTTAGACTCTCTTTGCAAACGAGAGAGCAACATATCAGAAGAGATAAGGCTACTTCTAATATTTGTACAGCACAGGTTCTATTAGCAGTTCTATCCTCTATGTATGCAGTATATCATGGACCGAAAGGTTTAAAAGATATCGCTCTTAGAGTTCATCGACTCACTGAAACATTGGCAAAAAATTTGGAGAAGGCAGGTTTAGCCATTCTAAACAAAACCTTCTTTGACACGATCGTTTTAGATCTAGGATCCAAAGCTGAAACATACTTGGATGCTGCCTCCAAAAAAGAGATCAATTTCAGAAACTTAGGAAATGGCAGAATTGCCATCGCTCTAGACGAAACTGTAGAAGTTTCCGATCTAGAAGATATTCTTTCCGTATTCGGGATCTCTAAGATAGATCTTTCGCTAGAAGGAATTTCCATCCCGAACGAATTTGTCCGAACTTCTAAATATCTGACACATCCTGTGTTCAACTCTCATCACACAGAAACGAAGATGTTGAGATATATTAGAAAATTGGAATCCAGAGATCTTTCTCTTACGACTTCCATGATCCCTCTGGGTTCTTGCACAATGAAACTCAACGCTACGGTGGAGATGTTCCCTGTAACCTGGCCGGAGTTCTCTAATATACATCCATTTGCGCCTTCATCTCAAACGGAAGGATACAGGAACGTATTCTCCCAATTGGAATCCTGGCTTTCTCAAGTGACCGGATTCCCGGGAATTTCTCTCCAGCCAAACGCAGGCTCTCAGGGAGAATATGCAGGATTACTCGCGATCCGAAACTATCACATTAGCAGAGGAGATAAGAACAGAGATATTTGTCTGATCCCGATTTCCGCGCACGGGACCAATCCTGCTTCGGCTGCGATGGTTGGATTTAAAGTGGTCGTGGTTGCCTGCGATTCCGAAGGAAACGTAGACTTAGAAGATCTGAAAGCAAAAGCAAAAGAACATTCTAAAAACCTGGCTGCATTAATGATCACCTACCCTTCTACACATGGAGTGTACGAGGAACCGATCAAAGAAATCTGTTCCATTATCCACGAGAATGGAGGACAGGTCTATATGGACGGAGCGAATATGAACGCGCAAGTAGGGATCACAAGACCTGCGAATATTGGCGCTGATGTTTGCCACCTGAACTTGCACAAAACTTTCTGTATTCCTCACGGAGGAGGAGGCCCCGGAGTCGGACCGATCGGTGTTGCAGAACATCTGAAACCTTTCTTACCTGGCCATCCTCTGGTAGATAATGGAACGGGCAACGAACATGGGGCGGTATCCGCGGCTCCTTGGGGAAGCGCTAGCATCGTGCTGATCTCTTGGGTTTACATCGCGCTCTTAGGAACGGAAGGATTGGAGCAGGCAACCAAGGCCGCAATCCTAAACGCCAACTATATTGCAAAACGTTTAGAGAATTATTTCCCAGTGCTTTACAAAGGAAAGAACGGATTCGTTGCACACGAATGTATCCTGGACGTAAGACCTTTTAAAAAGACCAGCGGGGTAGAAGTAGAAGATATCGCAAAACGTCTGATGGATTACGGATTCCACGCTCCTACTATGTCCTTCCCTGTACCTGGAACCTTGATGATAGAACCGACGGAATCGGAGTCCCAAGAAGAATTGGATCGTTTCTGTGAAGCAATGATCTCTATTCACGCTGAGATCCAAGAAATCGAACAAGGCAAAGCGGACCCTAAAGATAACCCATTAAAGAATGCGCCTCATACTTCCGCGATGGTCATCTCTGATAATTGGAACCACGCATATTCTAGAGAAAAGGCTGCATATCCTGCTCCTTGGACTAAAGAACATAAGTTCTGGCCTTATGTAGGAAGAATAGATAACGTATATGGAGATCGGAACCTGGTTTGTTCCTGCCTTCCTCCGGAGGCGTATCTTTAA
- the gcvH gene encoding glycine cleavage system protein GcvH, with protein MAVTNAPPGYKFTEKHEWVKVEGDTALIGISDYAQAALGDIVFVDLPKVGKSIKQLDTFGTIESVKAAEDLYAPISGEVVEVNGNLSKNPAAVNSDPFGSWMIRVKGFNPSELEKLLDPESYREFVSKLD; from the coding sequence ATGGCAGTAACTAACGCACCTCCGGGCTACAAGTTCACAGAAAAACACGAATGGGTAAAGGTAGAAGGAGATACCGCACTAATTGGGATCTCTGACTATGCCCAAGCGGCACTTGGAGATATCGTTTTTGTGGACCTTCCAAAAGTGGGAAAATCGATCAAACAGCTAGATACATTCGGAACAATCGAATCCGTAAAGGCAGCGGAAGATTTATACGCTCCTATCAGCGGAGAAGTAGTCGAAGTTAATGGCAACCTTTCCAAAAACCCGGCAGCAGTGAATTCGGACCCATTCGGGTCTTGGATGATCCGAGTGAAAGGGTTCAACCCCTCCGAATTGGAGAAATTATTAGATCCCGAATCTTACAGAGAATTCGTGAGCAAACTGGATTAG
- the gcvT gene encoding glycine cleavage system aminomethyltransferase GcvT, which produces MSQWKTTPLYEEHKLLGAKMIPFGGWDMPVQYSGIIAEHTATRQAAGLFDVSHMGEIFVEGPPDITLGFLESVTCNSVSSLTDGQVQYNAIINEKGGLVDDITLYKFNDQKYMICANASNVDSVYEYLKKYVPSSVKLENQSANWHQIAIQGPKADPILSSYFQSDLSHIGYYKFVLFPFSGEDLILSRTGYTGEDGFEIYSSNATGVKIWKELLEFGKKDGLLPVGLGARDTLRIEAKYPLYGHELDENRSPNESGIGWIVKEKKTPYPKYQEIISEKKEGPKKKVVAFELQEAGVPRENMPVLDSNGKNIGITTSGTFSPSLKKGIGLALVDSEKIKHGESIQIEIRGQAKSAIIFTQSFIPGSIRKN; this is translated from the coding sequence ATGTCCCAATGGAAAACCACACCTCTGTATGAGGAGCATAAACTTTTAGGCGCTAAGATGATCCCTTTCGGCGGTTGGGATATGCCTGTTCAATATTCAGGAATCATAGCCGAGCATACAGCGACTAGACAAGCTGCCGGTCTATTCGACGTTTCTCATATGGGAGAAATTTTTGTCGAAGGTCCGCCCGACATCACCCTCGGTTTTCTGGAATCCGTTACCTGCAATTCGGTTTCTTCTCTAACGGATGGACAAGTGCAGTATAACGCGATCATCAATGAGAAAGGCGGACTGGTAGACGATATCACCCTCTACAAGTTCAACGATCAAAAATACATGATCTGTGCAAACGCATCCAATGTGGATTCGGTTTACGAGTATCTAAAAAAATACGTTCCGAGTTCCGTAAAGTTAGAGAACCAAAGTGCAAACTGGCATCAGATCGCTATCCAAGGACCCAAAGCGGATCCCATTCTTTCTTCTTATTTCCAATCGGATCTAAGTCATATCGGATATTATAAATTCGTGTTATTCCCCTTTTCAGGAGAGGATCTCATCCTTTCTAGGACAGGTTATACTGGCGAAGACGGATTCGAGATTTATAGCTCCAATGCAACGGGTGTCAAGATCTGGAAGGAACTCTTGGAATTCGGAAAAAAAGACGGACTTCTTCCCGTAGGTTTAGGCGCGAGAGACACACTTAGGATAGAAGCAAAATATCCTCTTTATGGTCATGAGTTGGACGAGAATAGAAGTCCAAACGAGTCCGGCATAGGCTGGATCGTAAAAGAAAAGAAAACACCTTATCCAAAATACCAAGAGATCATCTCAGAAAAAAAAGAAGGACCTAAAAAAAAGGTCGTGGCCTTCGAACTTCAGGAAGCTGGAGTCCCAAGAGAGAATATGCCTGTCTTGGATTCGAACGGTAAAAATATAGGTATCACGACTTCCGGTACCTTCTCCCCTTCCTTAAAAAAAGGAATAGGGCTTGCGCTCGTAGATTCTGAAAAGATCAAACATGGAGAATCGATCCAAATCGAGATCAGAGGACAAGCAAAGTCCGCAATCATATTCACCCAATCTTTCATTCCGGGAAGCATTCGGAAAAATTAA
- a CDS encoding YiiD C-terminal domain-containing protein — MSQPGFLQRLKFHFFNFYPPYFGAGIKVKALNKERTLFSTTMKLTPFNKNYVGTQFGGSLYSMCDPFYMLILIEHLGPGYLVWDKAATIRFLKPGEGTVRAEFHIPKEKIQKIKEETDRKRKMDVTFTAQVVDIKTGKLIAEVDKVIYVRKKLKE, encoded by the coding sequence ATGTCCCAACCGGGTTTTTTACAAAGACTTAAATTTCATTTTTTCAATTTCTACCCTCCTTATTTTGGAGCCGGGATCAAGGTAAAAGCCTTGAATAAAGAGAGAACCTTATTCTCCACCACAATGAAACTCACTCCTTTTAATAAGAACTACGTGGGAACACAATTCGGAGGATCTCTTTACTCCATGTGCGATCCTTTTTATATGTTGATCCTGATCGAACATTTAGGACCCGGATATTTAGTCTGGGACAAAGCAGCGACAATAAGATTCCTCAAGCCGGGAGAAGGAACCGTAAGAGCAGAGTTCCATATCCCTAAGGAAAAAATACAAAAGATCAAAGAAGAAACGGATCGCAAAAGAAAAATGGACGTTACTTTCACCGCGCAGGTCGTAGATATAAAGACCGGCAAACTCATAGCTGAAGTAGACAAAGTGATCTATGTCAGAAAAAAATTGAAAGAATGA
- a CDS encoding neutral/alkaline non-lysosomal ceramidase N-terminal domain-containing protein — MNPNQIVKKIQPYLISILLIYSVISCGTVAEYKIAYKKPEVISKTRGLVAGISKVDLTPPPGLPLAGYSKMAETEKGFRTRLYARIFYIRKDANEPVVLIQSDLLSGSLLIHHLLAERLASKTDISFGGIVFAGTHTHSAPANFYDNNFYNEFASNKPGFDKGWTEFVLDRLTSGVEEAYKSAKPAKIASGKTAIWGLTRNRSLDAYRANKNSGFEELKPEIQYQAINPDLVMIRIDAQDKDGRYKPLGAFSTFSVHGTTVPDSNDVANADVFAYPTRILEKKIRKDFKPSWDPIHALNNSTHGDNSPDYREDMQGFIESRRIGEAIGEEAAKLFDSLQNSLSTDVNLSFNTREVDLYENQKIGDAEICDRPYVGTALTGGAEDGLTPVLNWLPFFAEGWPRWFLTGGCQGHKRIVGFKYLQPIVLPKSKFPHKLLLQSVKIADTLLLPVPFEVTKESGKRFVDEALKSSSQPIKNASVISCANGYFGYVTTAEEYTRQHYEGGHTLYGPGTQPFLQAHLADLTKNLPAAGGKESFPASWNYELDRSDRYPETEKSEGVRELVDSPELILAEENLEKHWVFRYKDVGSSEISLHESLISIEYKEGASDWKELIQDGEPVDDKGVDIEIRKTSNSGKGMAVYQVRWYNPEQNAKRKYRFVIHPRAGQAKFVSPEF, encoded by the coding sequence ATGAACCCGAATCAAATTGTGAAGAAAATCCAACCCTACCTAATTTCGATCCTTCTAATCTATTCCGTTATTTCTTGCGGAACCGTTGCCGAATATAAGATCGCATATAAAAAGCCGGAAGTAATCTCCAAAACCAGAGGACTGGTTGCGGGAATTTCCAAGGTGGACTTAACTCCTCCTCCCGGTTTACCTTTGGCAGGTTATTCCAAAATGGCCGAGACCGAAAAAGGTTTCCGCACCCGTCTTTATGCTAGGATTTTCTATATTAGAAAAGATGCAAATGAACCTGTTGTATTGATCCAAAGCGATCTTCTTTCCGGATCTCTTTTGATCCATCACTTGTTAGCGGAACGTTTGGCATCAAAAACGGATATTTCCTTTGGTGGAATCGTATTTGCCGGAACACATACTCATTCCGCTCCAGCTAACTTTTACGATAATAATTTTTACAACGAATTCGCTTCAAATAAACCTGGATTCGATAAGGGTTGGACCGAGTTCGTACTGGATCGTTTGACGAGTGGGGTAGAAGAAGCTTACAAGTCCGCAAAGCCGGCTAAGATCGCATCCGGAAAAACAGCTATTTGGGGACTGACCAGAAACAGATCCTTGGATGCCTACCGCGCTAATAAAAATTCAGGATTCGAGGAATTAAAACCCGAGATCCAATACCAAGCAATCAATCCCGATCTAGTAATGATCCGTATCGATGCACAAGACAAAGACGGAAGATATAAACCTCTCGGGGCATTCTCCACATTCTCCGTACATGGGACCACAGTTCCGGATTCCAACGATGTTGCAAACGCAGATGTGTTTGCTTACCCAACTCGGATTTTAGAAAAGAAGATACGTAAAGATTTTAAACCAAGCTGGGATCCGATCCATGCTCTGAACAATTCCACGCATGGGGACAACTCTCCCGATTATCGCGAAGACATGCAAGGTTTTATAGAATCCCGAAGAATAGGAGAAGCAATCGGAGAAGAAGCGGCCAAACTTTTCGATTCCTTGCAAAATTCTTTAAGTACGGATGTGAATCTTTCCTTTAATACAAGAGAAGTAGATCTATACGAAAACCAAAAGATAGGAGACGCTGAAATTTGTGATCGTCCTTATGTGGGAACCGCATTAACGGGTGGAGCAGAAGACGGACTTACACCGGTGCTGAACTGGTTGCCATTCTTTGCGGAAGGTTGGCCTCGTTGGTTTTTGACTGGCGGCTGCCAAGGTCATAAAAGGATCGTAGGTTTCAAATATCTGCAACCCATCGTTTTACCTAAATCCAAATTCCCTCATAAACTCCTTTTGCAGTCCGTGAAAATTGCGGATACACTTCTTCTTCCTGTTCCTTTCGAAGTTACTAAAGAATCCGGCAAAAGATTTGTGGATGAGGCATTAAAATCCAGTTCTCAACCGATCAAAAACGCATCCGTGATCAGTTGTGCAAACGGATATTTCGGTTATGTAACTACTGCCGAAGAATACACCCGCCAACATTATGAAGGTGGTCATACTCTGTATGGTCCAGGCACTCAACCGTTCTTACAGGCACATCTTGCAGACTTGACCAAAAATCTTCCTGCAGCAGGAGGAAAAGAATCTTTTCCTGCTTCTTGGAATTACGAATTGGATCGCTCCGATCGTTATCCTGAAACTGAAAAATCGGAAGGAGTAAGGGAATTGGTGGATTCTCCCGAGCTGATCTTAGCGGAAGAAAATCTGGAAAAACATTGGGTCTTCCGTTATAAAGATGTGGGTAGTTCTGAAATTTCCTTACATGAATCCTTAATTTCTATTGAATACAAAGAAGGTGCTTCCGATTGGAAAGAATTAATTCAGGATGGAGAACCCGTAGACGATAAGGGAGTGGATATAGAAATCAGGAAAACTTCCAATTCCGGCAAAGGAATGGCAGTTTACCAAGTTCGTTGGTACAACCCGGAACAAAATGCAAAACGAAAATATAGATTTGTAATCCATCCTCGTGCAGGCCAGGCCAAGTTCGTTTCTCCGGAATTCTGA
- a CDS encoding zinc-binding dehydrogenase translates to MIRSVYRVDTKGSLDSLERREEELPPPGDNEVTVEIRAIGLNFADIFAIQGLYSATPKGSFIPGLEYSGKVVAVGKKVKNFKKNDKVMGVTRFGAYADYINIDSRYIFPLPPKWSFEQGAGFLVQGLTAYYALLPLGDLRKGQNVLIHSAAGGVGIYANRIAKKFGAWTLGSVGNHSKISLLEKEGYDAWIIRSSRFPEELKTALGGRELHLVLECIGGKIFKASYDALSPMGRIVVYGSASFMSQGDKVNWLTLAWRYLTRPKVDTLEIVSDNKAVMGFNLIWLYEKIDELTVHLKALLKLNLEPPHIGSVYPFVDLPEAVRHFQTGNTTGKVVITVESGK, encoded by the coding sequence ATGATTCGCTCCGTTTATCGAGTCGATACCAAAGGTTCCTTAGATTCTTTGGAAAGAAGAGAAGAGGAACTTCCACCTCCTGGGGACAATGAAGTCACAGTAGAGATCCGTGCGATTGGTTTGAATTTTGCCGATATTTTCGCGATTCAAGGATTGTATAGTGCGACACCAAAAGGTTCTTTTATTCCGGGTTTGGAATATTCCGGTAAGGTAGTAGCTGTCGGTAAGAAAGTCAAAAATTTCAAGAAGAACGATAAGGTCATGGGAGTGACCCGATTCGGAGCATACGCGGATTATATAAATATTGATTCCAGATATATTTTTCCACTTCCACCCAAATGGAGTTTTGAGCAAGGGGCAGGGTTTTTAGTCCAAGGACTTACCGCATATTATGCTCTTCTTCCCTTAGGAGATCTCAGAAAAGGACAGAATGTTTTGATCCATAGCGCAGCAGGAGGAGTAGGGATCTACGCCAACCGTATCGCTAAAAAATTCGGAGCTTGGACTTTGGGTTCTGTTGGAAACCATTCTAAAATTTCTCTATTGGAGAAAGAAGGTTATGATGCTTGGATCATTCGATCTTCTCGCTTTCCGGAAGAGCTAAAAACTGCACTTGGTGGAAGGGAATTACATCTGGTGTTAGAATGTATTGGCGGCAAAATTTTCAAGGCGAGTTACGATGCTCTTTCTCCTATGGGTCGGATAGTGGTTTACGGCTCCGCTTCTTTTATGAGCCAAGGAGATAAGGTGAATTGGCTGACTTTGGCTTGGAGATATTTGACCAGACCTAAAGTGGACACTTTAGAAATCGTATCCGACAATAAGGCTGTGATGGGATTCAACCTAATCTGGTTGTACGAAAAAATCGACGAACTAACCGTTCATCTTAAAGCTCTTTTAAAATTAAATTTGGAACCACCTCATATCGGTTCCGTATATCCTTTTGTGGACCTTCCGGAAGCAGTCCGGCATTTCCAAACTGGAAATACTACTGGTAAAGTGGTGATTACTGTCGAATCCGGAAAATGA
- a CDS encoding polyprenyl synthetase family protein yields the protein MTNRTETNELSLLLQRSKDRFENYLEDEVYPLFKKESAPELAAAMEYSLRAGGKRLRPILAFASFGRIDQDSLSIGAALEFVHTYSLIHDDLPSMDDDDFRRGKPSLHKQFSEATAILAGDALQAYAFDWLTRIVSSDKNLHKDLVGTLAKGAGAAGMVSGQMYDLLLERNPSSLIGTKEELLSKTHRLKTGALIQASFLMGNRLREDYKEREVTISEYGTKLGLLFQITDDILDIEGTKEDLGKTPGKDGKSGKITYPSLYGMETCKRMVSDLVSELEELGTDLDSSSSKNETSEFPEFFQSLPSNIGKRKN from the coding sequence ATGACAAACCGAACGGAAACAAACGAACTTTCTTTACTACTACAACGTTCCAAGGATCGTTTCGAAAATTATTTAGAAGACGAAGTATATCCCCTTTTTAAAAAAGAATCCGCTCCTGAACTTGCGGCTGCAATGGAATATAGCCTGAGAGCCGGGGGAAAAAGATTAAGACCTATTCTTGCATTTGCTTCTTTTGGGAGGATAGATCAGGATTCTCTTTCGATTGGAGCTGCCTTAGAATTTGTCCATACCTATAGTTTGATCCATGATGATCTTCCTAGTATGGACGACGATGATTTTAGAAGAGGAAAACCTTCCCTTCATAAACAATTTTCGGAAGCTACGGCAATCCTTGCAGGAGATGCATTGCAGGCGTATGCGTTTGATTGGCTGACCCGAATCGTTTCTTCCGATAAAAATTTGCATAAAGATTTGGTCGGAACTTTGGCAAAAGGCGCCGGGGCCGCCGGAATGGTCTCCGGACAAATGTATGATCTACTATTAGAAAGAAATCCTTCTTCTTTAATTGGGACAAAAGAAGAGCTTCTTTCTAAAACTCATCGATTGAAAACCGGAGCATTGATCCAGGCTTCCTTTTTGATGGGAAATCGTCTGCGAGAAGACTATAAAGAAAGAGAAGTAACCATCTCCGAATACGGTACAAAGTTAGGATTATTATTTCAGATCACGGATGATATTTTGGATATTGAAGGAACAAAAGAGGATTTGGGAAAAACTCCCGGCAAGGACGGAAAATCCGGAAAGATCACCTATCCTTCTTTGTATGGAATGGAAACTTGTAAACGGATGGTTTCCGATCTGGTTTCAGAGTTGGAAGAATTAGGGACCGATCTGGATTCTTCTTCCTCTAAAAACGAAACTTCCGAATTTCCTGAATTCTTTCAATCCTTACCTTCTAACATTGGCAAAAGAAAAAATTAG
- a CDS encoding TlyA family RNA methyltransferase gives MAKEKIRLDDLLLKKGLAEDISKARSLILSGSVLVNDRMSDKVGTLFEESVEIRIREIIPKYVSRGAYKLKAAFKKWNISVQGKLCIDWGASTGGFTQVLLEEGADLVFAFDVGYGQMASKIAMNPKVSVRDRFHIRDTSWELLSSLWAEKTEKKFPDEIFLVMDLSFISLRTVLPVLTELKTKNPNVRWNIVSLFKPQFETESRNLEKGVLRDPWIRWKTIRSFLQFLKNEIKGKRIGLEDSPITGRDGNREILVYWTL, from the coding sequence TTGGCAAAAGAAAAAATTAGGCTAGATGATCTGCTCTTAAAAAAGGGTTTGGCTGAGGATATTTCCAAGGCCAGAAGTCTGATCTTATCCGGTTCCGTGCTCGTGAACGATAGAATGTCCGATAAGGTAGGCACTTTATTCGAAGAATCCGTTGAGATCCGGATCAGAGAGATCATCCCGAAATATGTGAGTCGGGGAGCCTATAAACTCAAAGCTGCATTCAAAAAATGGAATATTTCCGTTCAGGGGAAACTCTGTATAGATTGGGGAGCTTCTACCGGAGGATTCACTCAAGTCCTTTTGGAAGAAGGTGCTGACTTAGTATTCGCTTTCGATGTGGGCTACGGACAGATGGCTTCCAAGATCGCAATGAACCCGAAGGTTTCCGTTCGAGATCGATTTCATATCAGAGATACTAGTTGGGAATTATTGTCTTCTTTGTGGGCGGAAAAAACGGAGAAAAAGTTTCCGGACGAGATCTTTCTCGTTATGGACTTAAGTTTTATTTCTCTTCGTACTGTTCTTCCCGTTCTTACCGAGCTCAAAACTAAAAATCCTAACGTTCGTTGGAATATAGTCAGTCTATTTAAACCTCAATTCGAAACAGAGTCCAGAAATTTGGAGAAAGGAGTCTTAAGAGATCCTTGGATACGTTGGAAAACGATCCGTTCTTTTTTGCAGTTTCTGAAGAATGAAATTAAAGGTAAAAGAATAGGTTTAGAAGATTCCCCGATTACCGGGAGAGATGGTAACCGGGAAATCTTGGTATACTGGACCCTTTAG